In Burkholderia sp. NRF60-BP8, a single window of DNA contains:
- a CDS encoding MIP/aquaporin family protein produces the protein MSPYIAEFIGTAILVLLGNGAVANVLLAKTKGKGADLIVIVMGWAMAVFVAVYVTASFSGAHLNPIVTISLALAGKFAWSKVGGYVLAQMLGGMAGALLVWLAYRQHFAKEADADLKLAVFCTAPAIRSVTHNVLTEAICTFVLILGVLYLASPQVGLGALDALPVGLLVLGIGISLGGPTGYAMSPARDLSPRIMHALLPIPGKRDSDWRYAWVPVVGPLLGGAAAAGLYLHLHATI, from the coding sequence ATGTCACCTTATATTGCGGAATTCATCGGCACGGCGATCCTCGTGCTGCTCGGCAACGGCGCGGTCGCGAACGTGCTGCTTGCGAAGACCAAGGGCAAAGGCGCGGACCTGATCGTGATCGTGATGGGCTGGGCGATGGCGGTATTCGTCGCCGTCTACGTGACCGCGTCGTTCAGCGGCGCGCACCTGAACCCGATCGTCACGATCAGCCTCGCGCTCGCGGGCAAGTTCGCGTGGTCGAAAGTCGGCGGCTACGTGCTCGCGCAGATGCTCGGCGGGATGGCAGGCGCGTTGCTCGTGTGGCTCGCGTATCGCCAGCACTTCGCGAAGGAAGCGGATGCGGACCTGAAGCTCGCGGTGTTCTGCACGGCGCCGGCGATCCGCAGCGTCACGCACAACGTGCTGACCGAAGCGATCTGCACGTTCGTGCTGATCCTCGGCGTGCTGTACCTCGCGTCGCCGCAGGTCGGCCTCGGCGCACTCGACGCGCTGCCCGTCGGCCTGCTGGTGCTCGGCATCGGCATCTCGCTCGGCGGCCCGACCGGCTATGCGATGAGCCCCGCGCGCGACCTGTCGCCGCGCATCATGCATGCGCTGCTCCCGATTCCCGGCAAGCGCGACAGCGACTGGCGCTATGCGTGGGTGCCGGTCGTCGGCCCGCTGCTCGGCGGCGCCGCGGCAGCCGGCCTGTATCTGCACCTGCACGCGACGATCTGA
- a CDS encoding non-heme iron oxygenase ferredoxin subunit, protein MTQWIDTGALDDIDDEDVARFDHAGRTYAIYRIDGEVYASDGLCTHEHVHLADGLVIDHVIECPKHNGRFDVRDGRPLSAPACEKLRTYRAKIEDGRILIEV, encoded by the coding sequence ATGACGCAATGGATCGACACCGGCGCGCTCGACGACATCGACGACGAAGACGTCGCGCGCTTCGATCATGCCGGCCGCACGTACGCGATCTACCGGATCGACGGCGAGGTTTATGCGAGCGACGGCCTGTGCACGCACGAGCACGTGCATCTCGCGGACGGGCTCGTGATCGATCACGTGATCGAATGCCCGAAGCACAACGGCCGCTTCGACGTGCGCGACGGCCGGCCGCTGTCGGCGCCTGCGTGCGAGAAGCTGCGCACCTACCGCGCGAAGATCGAAGACGGCCGCATCCTGATCGAGGTATGA
- a CDS encoding NAD(P)/FAD-dependent oxidoreductase — MTGDRVMAIVGAGHAGGRAAQVLRASGWRGRIVLIGAEPHLPYERPPLSKGVLTGERSAVQCRLRDADAWAADRIERIVATVERIDPRAREVRLSGGHVFGYDALLLATGGRARRLGVPGAALDGVVALRTLDDAAALGARLVPDARIVLIGGGFIGLEVAASARQRGCRVTVLDAAPRLLGRAVPEPIAARVHALHVQRGVAIGLNRRPVAIARRPDGALAVVLDDGDTLIADTVVAGIGIEPADELARAAGLAVDRGIVVNARLETSAPGIYAAGDVAVFPSGSSGRLVRQETWHGAETQARVAALNMLGADEPYRDTPWFWSDQYDAQLQVAGEPALGERTVARMLGEDVEIHFHFDASERLVAASGFGRAAGFAKEMRVARMLVERGIDVTPGAVADATVKLKSLVSAASDRR, encoded by the coding sequence ATGACGGGCGACCGGGTGATGGCGATCGTCGGCGCGGGCCATGCGGGCGGCCGCGCGGCGCAGGTGCTGCGCGCGTCCGGCTGGCGCGGGCGCATCGTGCTGATCGGCGCGGAGCCGCATTTGCCGTACGAGCGGCCGCCGTTGTCGAAGGGCGTGTTGACCGGCGAGCGCAGCGCGGTGCAATGTCGGTTGCGCGATGCCGACGCATGGGCGGCCGATCGTATCGAGCGGATCGTCGCGACCGTCGAGCGCATCGATCCGCGCGCACGCGAAGTGCGCTTGTCGGGCGGGCACGTGTTCGGCTACGACGCGCTGCTGCTCGCCACGGGCGGCCGCGCGCGCCGTCTGGGCGTGCCGGGCGCGGCGCTCGACGGCGTAGTCGCGTTGCGCACGCTCGACGATGCGGCCGCGCTCGGCGCGCGGCTCGTGCCCGACGCGCGGATCGTGCTGATCGGCGGCGGCTTCATCGGTCTCGAAGTCGCGGCGTCGGCGCGGCAGCGCGGCTGCCGCGTGACCGTGCTCGATGCGGCGCCGCGTCTGCTCGGCCGCGCGGTGCCCGAGCCGATCGCGGCACGCGTGCATGCGCTGCATGTGCAGCGGGGCGTCGCGATCGGCCTGAACCGCCGGCCCGTCGCGATTGCCCGCAGGCCGGACGGCGCACTGGCCGTCGTGCTCGACGACGGCGACACGCTGATCGCCGATACCGTGGTCGCCGGCATCGGGATCGAACCCGCGGACGAGCTGGCGCGTGCGGCGGGCCTCGCTGTCGATCGCGGGATCGTCGTGAATGCGCGGCTCGAGACGTCGGCGCCCGGCATCTATGCGGCCGGCGATGTCGCGGTGTTCCCGAGCGGGTCGTCCGGGCGGCTCGTGCGTCAGGAAACCTGGCACGGCGCCGAAACGCAGGCACGCGTCGCCGCACTCAACATGCTGGGTGCCGACGAACCGTATCGCGACACGCCGTGGTTCTGGTCCGATCAATACGACGCGCAGCTGCAGGTGGCCGGCGAACCGGCACTCGGCGAGCGCACGGTCGCGCGCATGCTCGGCGAGGACGTCGAGATTCATTTCCACTTCGACGCGAGCGAGCGGCTCGTCGCGGCGAGCGGCTTCGGCCGTGCAGCGGGATTCGCGAAGGAAATGCGCGTCGCGCGCATGCTGGTCGAGCGCGGGATCGACGTGACGCCGGGCGCGGTCGCGGATGCGACGGTGAAGCTGAAGTCGCTGGTATCGGCCGCGAGCGATCGGCGGTGA